The Acomys russatus chromosome 1, mAcoRus1.1, whole genome shotgun sequence genome has a window encoding:
- the Rtl1 gene encoding retrotransposon-like protein 1, with amino-acid sequence MIEPSEDSFETMMELKNPSSKQMESSEGSSNTVEETPGSSEVQAEVEAGSDSGPAQESKEPPSGPLQEMQMLPTDLLQDMEEPSSGPHEEKEDPPNDLLQDMEESCDGSDQEGADPLSEASDDSDETQSFNVSDIQSEQEDETDLEDEKEEEEEEEPRNSPEEVMSMMGSIISLFLRMQDLKEQQRVAEQLLMQAINEGRLPAIRHFSGDRREYHEFIVLCQMTLQNYPSMIYNERLRVKFVICHLSGLALEWANALVEEDSPLINNYTAFLEAMSEKFEYRQTLRVAEDAMFNIRQGNRSVADYINEFQSLIPTLGWPDDVLQAHLCQGLNEDIRHYLFRIPQPDSLENLFVLVLQIEDKLAERRAVLRLPPESRPRNMTWIDSPAPEKWMVSSWLPNEYDPDIDRDHIFLLLLVRVSPYHSVAVQALVDSGAEGNYMDEKFAQEHYVELYEKPYPQTIQTVDGSLLGNEPIWLYTEPLMCVQQNHYEYIEFDIVPSPNFSVVLGIKWLRTHAPQVDWTRGRCTFHSPYCLKNCFQPPPPCIALENYSMSLLPGLPHPYSDLADVFNPKEEADDETSDQPSSDGSDDLSESEPSELQQAGDSDHRRGVRHRRGPRKSSKSVSARMQEKAKEQEQYWVLYDMLHDRQDYIQMIPELFDQLHGAAWFTKLELLGGRKKQNVDYSFTGTEDTWRAAFGLGLHQMRCYRPFTQDSYSNESENVIHLILKDILGLFVICHGREVLVYSMSQEEHFLHVRQVLVRFRYHNVYCSLDRSQFHRQTAEILGFVLSPKGVKLNKTLMNLITGCAVPMSRRCLQSVIELVYPYRHFVEHFAIIAEPLVRQLLSTEPYSWGEEEQEAFESLKRAFRKAPVLYHPKPQNPFYLETGVIGSFLYASLIQTDEETGKKATCAFYSRNLSPIEVEYPQVEMRILPIRAAFMVWCRYLENTEEPIMILLNTEDLASLNNDRLTVLLPGHWVFFFSHFHFDVMELPDQDDTRALYLRRSQNQRGLRGSFMRPLLLLAMRGGHRDSLPESSDSDSEDSEDEEEREEDRQAMVQELLSAIPINQILNIFLAHFSVAQIRAVVLNFFRAILYWKSVLGVAALLVMLRVRQHLSPLPAPSLEVARPQHGHTLRLILDSTLIASSGMATAIAQLLSQMPPLVGANTLPARELAELFLGPRCWHRNALHSRPPRGLRFTPGFWLTLCEFFGVRANPEQDSFPDLHQHRYLELHVVGDEDVVLREALQDDLQRYRHCGLHDGLQDTSQDAQDNDVQEFLLDREAVTFRPRNLLDPEVLDFLNNRLLYILGADGRLTLLSRDEVARALTRFLSMASRMALPSPARERARLAELSDSDDELD; translated from the exons ATGATAGAACCCTCTGAAGACTCATTTGAGACGATGATGGAGCTTAAGAATCCATCATCAAAACAAATGGAGTCCTCCGAGGGCTCATCCAACACCGTTGAGGAGACACCAGGCAGCAGTGAGGTGCAGGCGGAGGTGGAGGCGGGCTCAGACAGTGGCCCAGCCCAGGAGAGCAAGGAGCCACCCAGTGGCCCTCTCCAGGAAATGCAAATGCTGCCCACTGATCTGCTCCAAGACATGGAGGAGCCATCCAGTGGCCCACATGAAGAAAAAGAGGATCCACCCAATGACCTACTCCAAGACATGGAGGAGTCATGCGATGGTTCAGATCAGGAAGGGGCGGATCCACTCAGTGAGGCATCTGATGACTCAGATGAAACACAATCATTCAATGTATCTGATATCCAGTCTGAGCAAGAAGATGAGACTGACCTGGAAGACGaaa aggaggaagaggaggaggaagagcccaGAAACTCTCCAGAAGAAGTCATGTCCATGATGGGGTCCATCATCTCACTGTTCCTCAGAATGCAAGACCTCAAAGAACAACAGAGAGTGGCTGAGCAGCTCTTGATGCAAGCCATCAATGAAGGCCGGCTGCCTGCCATCAGGCACTTCTCTGGAGATCGCAGAGAGTACCACGAGTTCATCGTGCTCTGCCAGATGACCTTACAGAACTACCCATCCATGATCTACAACGAACGCCTGCGGGTCAAGTTTGTCATCTGTCACCTGTCTGGCCTAGCCTTAGAATGGGCCAATGCCCTGGTAGAGGAGGACAGCCCCCTGATAAACAACTACACAGCCTTCCTTGAGGCCATGTCTGAAAAGTTTGAGTATCGGCAGACACTGCGTGTGGCAGAAGATGCCATGTTCAACATCAGGCAAGGGAACCGCTCTGTCGCCGACTACATCAATGAGTTCCAGAGTCTGATACCTACCTTAGGCTGGCCAGATGATGTCCTGCAGGCCCACCTGTGCCAGGGGCTCAATGAAGACATCAGGCACTACCTGTTCCGGATCCCTCAGCCGGATTCCCTGGAGAACCTTTTTGTGCTTGTCCTGCAAATTGAAGACAAACTAGCAGAACGAAGGGCCGTGCTCAGGCTGCCCCCTGAATCCCGCCCACGAAACATGACCTGGATTGACTCACCTGCCCCGGAGAAGTGGATGGTGAGCAGCTGGCTGCCCAACGAGTACGACCCTGACATCGACCGTGATCACATCTTCCTGCTGCTCTTGGTGAGGGTGAGCCCCTACCACAGCGTTGCAGTGCAGGCCCTGGTGGACTCGGGAGCAGAAGGGAACTACATGGATGAGAAGTTTGCCCAAGAACACTACGTGGAGCTCTACGAGAAACCCTATCCACAGACAATCCAGACTGTGGACGGCTCCCTGCTCGGCAATGAACCAATCTGGCTGTACACCGAACCTCTAATGTGTGTCCAACAGAACCATTATGAGTACATCGAATTTGACATCGTACCTTCACCCAACTTCTCTGTGGTCTTAGGCATCAAGTGGCTCCGAACCCATGCACCCCAAGTTGACTGGACCAGAGGCCGTTGCACCTTCCACTCTCCCTACTGTCTGAAGAATTGCTTCCAGCCACCCCCGCCATGCATCGCACTGGAGAACTACAGCATGAGCCTACTGCCCGGATTGCCGCACCCATACTCAGACCTGGCCGACGTGTTTAACCCGAAGGAAGAAGCAGATGATGAGACTTCCGACCAGCCAAGCTCAGACGGATCCGATGATCTTTCTGAATCAGAGCCCTCTGAGCTTCAGCAGGCTGGAGACAGTGATCATCGAAGAGGCGTCCGTCACAGGCGTGGTCCCAGAAAGTCCTCGAAATCTGTGAGCGCCAGGATGCAAGAAAAAGCCAAGGAGCAAGAGCAATACTGGGTGCTATATGACATGCTGCAtgacagacaggactacatacAGATGATACCAGAACTGTTTGACCAGTTACATGGAGCCGCATGGTTCACAAAGCTGGAGCTGCTTGGGGGTCGTAAGAAACAGAATGTGGACTACAGCTTCACCGGCACAGAAGACACATGGAGAGCAGCCTTCGGTTTGGGTCTCCACCAGATGAGATGCTACCGGCCCTTCACACAAGACTCCTACTCCAACGAATCAGAAAACGTGATTCACTTAATCCTAAAAGACATCCTAGGTCTCTTTGTGATTTGCCATGGCCGAGAGGTCCTGGTCTACTCAATGAGTCAGGAGGAACACTTCCTACACGTCCGCCAAGTCCTGGTCCGCTTCCGATACCACAATGTCTACTGCTCGCTAGACAGAAGCCAATTCCACCGCCAAACCGCAGAGATCCTAGGCTTCGTGCTATCCCCCAAAGGGGTGAAACTCAACAAGACTCTCATGAACCTCATCACAGGGTGTGCTGTCCCCATGAGCAGGAGGTGCCTACAAAGCGTCATCGAACTTGTCTATCCCTACCGCCACTTTGTAGAGCACTTCGCCATCATCGCAGAACCCCTGGTGAGGCAGCTGCTGAGCACAGAGCCCTACTcctggggagaggaggagcaggaagccttCGAGTCCCTGAAGAGGGCTTTCCGCAAAGCCCCCGTCCTCTACCACCCTAAGCCTCAGAACCCATTCTACTTGGAAACAGGCGTTATCGGCTCCTTCCTGTACGCCTCCCTGATCCAAACTGACGAGGAGACTGGCAAGAAAGCCACCTGCGCTTTCTACTCACGAAACCTCTCCCCAATCGAGGTGGAGTACCCTCAAGTGGAGATGAGGATCCTTCCAATCCGGGCTGCCTTCATGGTGTGGTGCCGCTACCTGGAGAACACCGAGGAGCCCATCATGATCCTTCTCAACACAGAGGATCTAGCCTCTCTGAATAATGACAGGCTCACCGTACTTCTCCCCGGGCATTgggtcttctttttctctcacttcCATTTTGATGTTATGGAGCTGCCTGATCAAGATGACACCCGAGCCCTGTACCTCAGGAGAAGTCAGAACCAGAGAGGCTTAAGAGGAAGCTTTATGAGACCATTACTGCTTCTTGCCATGAGGGGAGGTCATAGGGACTCACTCCCTGAGTCCTCAGACTCGGACTCAGAAGACAGTGAAGACGAAGAAGAACGAGAAGAGGACAGGCAGGCCATGGTGCAGGAGCTACTGTCTGCCATTCCAATAAACCAGATCCTTAACATCTTCCTGGCTCACTTCAGCGTAGCCCAGATCCGGGCCGTGGTCCTAAACTTCTTCCGTGCCATTCTCTATTGGAAAAGTGTCCTGGGTGTGGCAGCCCTCCTGGTGATGCTGAGGGTGAGGCAGCACCTCTCCCCACTGCCTGCCCCCTCTTTGGAGGTGGCCAGGCCTCAGCACGGGCACACACTCCGACTCATCCTGGACTCCACCCTCATCGCAAGTAGTGGCATGGCCACAGCCATTGCTCAGTTGCTCAGCCAGATGCCCCCTCTAGTGGGTGCCAACACCCTCCCAGCTCGAGAGCTGGCTGAGCTGTTCCTGGGCCCAAGGTGCTGGCATCGGAATGCACTGCATTCCCGCCCCCCACGGGGCCTGCGATTCACTCCTGGGTTCTGGCTGACCCTGTGTGAATTCTTCGGGGTCAGAGCCAACCCCGAACAGGACAGTTTCCCTGACCTCCACCAGCACCGATACCTGGAGCTGCACGTCGTTGGTGATGAAGATGTCGTCTTGCGAGAAGCCCTGCAAGACGACCTGCAACGTTACCGTCACTGTGGCCTGCATGACGGCCTGCAAGACACCTCGCAGGACGCGCAGGACAACGACGTGCAAGAATTCCTGCTTGACCGAGAAGCGGTCACCTTCCGCCCACGGAACCTGTTGGACCCAGAGGTCCTAGATTTCCTCAACAACCGCCTACTCTATATCCTTGGTGCCGACGGCCGGCTTACCCTGCTTAGCAGAGATGAGGTGGCCAGGGCCCTCACAAGATTCCTGAGCATGGCCTCCAGAATGGCCCTGCCTTCCCCAGCCAGGGAACGGGCGAGGCTAGCAGAACTGTCTGACTCAGACGATGAACTTGACTGA